Proteins from a single region of Dyadobacter fanqingshengii:
- a CDS encoding TlpA family protein disulfide reductase: protein MKNFIILISTLCVCMLSCTRESDEKDEQLIVLPVTYIEGFGAFPSSHSSAGAEYTLDEPGGQVWVKTYKPVCGIPKLWKNVTKCMVHTNLHQFVYQNFYEGNIDPDFYRSLQKDWKWKPDEKRLSKRPIRCYVYLIHGTDQSGKLSVMIDRNNNLDFSDEEPFYPEIASPSDTLRYYKNSYEIEYDKIQGGRVVTSHIPMVIKYLPHQPKRYQIAYAFPRYASAVIRIGNEEKTIAINIGFSDPSGYATSEVALMDSLRNERGFIYNKGIRIGEFLDFEIDGSKKSFQNLGYDEYDGVLRLKGEQVKNVYSTQVGYKLKPFTGRDFSDGSTVSLEDYRGKYLLIDFWATWCQPCVKELPELMSLYRKVNKDNIEFVGVVGEDTKEKLTKFLKKNPIDWPQIYSDSINKLIEIYNIDGYPSTFLIAPDGTILEKNLRGAKLQAKLSKLGFLKK from the coding sequence ATGAAGAACTTTATCATATTGATATCGACTCTGTGTGTTTGTATGCTGTCATGCACAAGAGAATCTGATGAAAAGGACGAGCAATTAATCGTTCTTCCAGTTACTTACATTGAAGGCTTTGGCGCTTTTCCGTCGAGCCATTCTTCTGCTGGTGCTGAGTATACGTTGGATGAGCCAGGCGGGCAAGTTTGGGTCAAAACGTATAAACCAGTATGTGGGATACCTAAGCTTTGGAAAAATGTCACCAAGTGTATGGTGCATACCAACTTACATCAATTTGTTTATCAGAATTTTTATGAGGGAAATATTGACCCTGATTTTTATAGGTCTCTGCAAAAGGACTGGAAATGGAAGCCTGATGAAAAACGGTTATCAAAGCGTCCTATCCGGTGCTACGTTTATCTGATTCACGGCACAGACCAATCAGGAAAACTCAGTGTAATGATCGATAGAAATAATAATCTTGATTTTAGTGATGAAGAACCTTTCTATCCGGAAATAGCTAGCCCCAGTGACACACTTCGGTATTATAAAAACAGTTATGAAATTGAGTATGACAAAATACAAGGAGGCCGGGTAGTTACCTCTCACATCCCCATGGTTATCAAATACTTGCCGCATCAGCCAAAAAGATACCAAATTGCTTATGCATTTCCGCGGTATGCAAGTGCAGTCATCAGGATCGGAAATGAAGAAAAAACAATAGCAATAAACATAGGATTTTCAGATCCTTCCGGCTATGCCACCTCAGAGGTTGCCCTAATGGATAGCCTGAGGAATGAAAGAGGTTTTATCTATAATAAAGGGATCAGAATAGGCGAATTTCTTGATTTTGAGATCGACGGCAGCAAAAAAAGTTTTCAAAATTTAGGATATGATGAGTACGATGGCGTTTTACGATTGAAAGGAGAACAAGTAAAAAACGTTTACTCCACACAGGTAGGGTATAAACTCAAGCCTTTTACCGGTAGGGATTTTTCAGATGGTAGCACTGTTTCATTAGAAGATTACAGAGGAAAATATTTGCTCATTGATTTTTGGGCTACGTGGTGTCAGCCATGCGTGAAGGAACTTCCGGAGTTAATGAGTTTATACCGAAAAGTGAATAAAGACAACATTGAATTCGTTGGCGTTGTGGGTGAAGACACCAAAGAAAAGCTAACAAAATTTTTAAAGAAAAATCCGATCGACTGGCCACAGATTTATTCCGATAGTATAAACAAGTTAATAGAAATCTACAACATAGATGGATATCCATCTACCTTCCTTATTGCGCCTGATGGTACTATTCTGGAAAAAAATCTCCGTGGAGCCAAATTGCAAGCTAAACTTAGCAAACTCGGATTTTTAAAAAAATAA
- a CDS encoding DUF1080 domain-containing protein, whose amino-acid sequence MKPYFAYLIILISAFTTSTLHGQQASEWISLFDGKTTDSLRGYKMSGFPNEAWTVEDGAPVAQRGVIEGLKVI is encoded by the coding sequence ATGAAGCCCTACTTTGCCTACCTGATTATATTAATTTCTGCTTTTACTACCTCTACGCTCCATGGTCAGCAGGCATCTGAATGGATTAGCCTGTTTGATGGTAAAACGACGGACTCGTTGAGAGGATATAAAATGTCCGGTTTTCCCAACGAAGCCTGGACTGTTGAAGACGGCGCCCCGGTTGCGCAGAGAGGAGTGATCGAAGGGTTAAAGGTAATATAG